GCAAAATACAGAATTTAGCAAAAAAACTAATATTCTGATCTTGTAATAATCTTCCCACTGACAGTAAATGATAATTAAATTCAGGTATATAAAGCACATTCTTTAACATGAGATTATCATCCAGTGCAATATCTCCTTTTTTAGACACTAGCTGTGATGCACCTGTAGGTAAAAATACCTTCCTGTGTTgtgttggtagttttgaaacatTACTCATCATGCTATCATTATAAGACATGTGAGTAGTAGCTCCTGAATCTATGATCCAGGTAACATCATTGTTCTTCATCACAGAACTAAGTTTAAGTGCAATACCTGCAGAACTCATTCCAGCAAAAGCAGAAAATTCATGATTCTTGCTATTCTTGTTGTCTTAGGTTCCTTTGTTCTTCAGTGCCTTCTGCACCTCTCTCTGCACCATCATTTGCatagattcttcttcttcactttcaGAATCAGAATTTATCAATGGAGTTGATGCTTCCTTGGACATATTTGCTTGTTGCTTGTAATCAGTGGTGATCTTCTTCCCCTTATACCACTCAGGATATCCAACAAGCTTGAAACAATCAGCTTTTTCATGTCCAGGCTTTCTGGAGTGTTTGCAAAACTTATCTTCTTTGTTACTGTCATTAGATTGTGCTCTATTCTAATACTTCTTTCCCCCATTCTTGTGGCTAGAACCACCAGACTTGTGAATCTGAGACTTTGACACTGAAACATTCACAAACTCCTCCTTTGCATCACTAGCAACACTCCTTTGCCTCTCAATTCTCATCAACATTGATTAAGCCTTGTTGACTGTAGGTAAAGGCTCCTGTAGCAAGATCCGTTCTCTCACATTGTCAAAATCAATGTGTAAACCTGAGAGAAATTGCATCAACTGTTCTTCTTCTAGTTGATCCTGAGCTTGTTTCCTAGCTTCTCCACAAGTGCAACTCAGTAATGGCTTGATCTCAGCCAATTCATCCCATTTTCTCTTGATTTTGTTAAAATAATCCACAAGACTCAAATTTCCTTGAGATAAACTGCTAATCTCCTTCCTCAATTGATAGATCAGAGGTCCATTACTCTCACTATACCTCTATTCTATCTCTTTCCATAAGGAAAATGAGGACTTAGCAAACAAAAATACATCTGCTAATTCCTTAGTCAAAGAACTCCTAATCTATGAGAAAACCAGATCATCATCCCATTTCCATTTGGCATAATCATCTGATTTCTCATCTGCAGGTTTAGTGTCTTCTTGAACAAACTTTAATTTTCTCTTAGCACTTAGGGCTAGCACCATAGATCTCTTCTAGGCTATGTAATTGTTGCCATTTAACAAAGTACtaactaaaattaaactagGATTATCAATACTGGTTACCTGAACAGTTCCAGTTCCTCTCATTGTTGAATCCTCTGTTTGTTGATTTTCGCGATTTGAAGATCTACTGCGATCGCTTCTTGAATCCTCTATCAGTTGTTGTTGATTTGTGCGATTTGAAGATCTATTGCGATTGCGTCGAGTATATTGAAGTAACTCCGATCTCCGATCTACGTTTCTCTCACCACTGTCACCGGAATCCTCTGAATCAGAGTGCAACACTGAATCTCTCAATATTTCTGCATATGATCTTGATTTCGATTTCTCTGGACGCATTACTTCCAGAAATCGATCAATTGATCATCTCAGGTGATCAAACCCACTCTGATACCATATTCAACAagaattgagagaaagagtggAGAGAATTAAAAGTGTATATTTCCTCTTATTTTGTGGTAAATATTACAGTGGCTTATATAGACTATTACAGAGGTAAGATAGACATTTCACACTAACTAAAATAAACGCCAAATTCTGTTAGGAATTGACAGCACAATTGTTGTGTGATCTGTTTCAACAGAACCACAAATGATTCAAattttttatctttaaaaatCCGCTAGAACTACTCAAACCAACTGGTTAAACCGGAGATTTGGTCTTTAGATTACAAGCatatttacttaaaaaaaatatataaatttatggtTGTAAGAACCAAACTGGACTGTCCGGTCCACTATTTCATTTTGACACCAAATTAACGGGTCAAATATCAAACaatattttagaagaaaataatttgaaaagtaTTTATAGATAGATTCTACTAAGATTAGAGACTTAAAATACTTGAACTCCATATGATATTTGCAATGATATAGTCATTTCTTGCTGCAAAGAAATGCTTTAGAAATTGTTTCGGATGCAAATTATATCAACCGAATAGAAAATATTACATACTAAGATAAAGTCTTCCGAAAGCAAATTATATTATTTCACTATATTATTTCACACCATTAATCATCTTCATATAGTCCAGAAATTCCAAGTCCTTCAGTACCTGCACTCAAATGCCAAAAATCACACTTCAGGTTGTCTGTACCATAATCGTTTATACATGATGTAAAtgcaataaaaatgataatagtATTAATCGGGTTGTCTCTATATTTCGTAATATCGTATCAAAAATGCCATCTAGAAATGTCTTATAAAAGTAAGACTTGCAAATGAATGCAACAATATACCTCTCAAAAGCTCCAACCCTCGATCTCACGTTCACTTAGTTCAAACttccaacaaataaaataaaaggtcAAAGTCAATTTTCTTGGCACAAAATCAGAAATTATATTCATTTTCtagcttatatatatatataagaaatagaAAGAGTTgcataaaaatttaatatataccTTCAAATCCTTTAGTTTGTAAAGGGTTGTTTGAAGATGATCTTCCATTATTTTGATCTTTTCAAGGCTCTCAACATTATAAGGATTCTTCCAATCCCTACCAAAAGTAAATTAATACATATTAATACagaatgtttctttttcttgatatggttttttttttttgttttttttgtttttttttttttgtaagaggATAGGTTCggagagggcgagccttggcgcaacagtaaacgttgttgtcgtgtgaccaagaggtcacgggttcgagtcttaggagcggcctcttgccaaataaattggcaagggaaggcttgcccccagtacacccttgtggtgggacccctccccggaccctcacTCAGCGGgaacgcgtagtgcgaccgggccgcccttttttttttttaagaggaTAGGTTCGGATCCACAACCTCCCACCTCTTATTTCAGAGCTGTACCGAGCTATATTCCTTAGCTAGTACAAAGTGTTTCTAATGCATTAAAAGCGGAGAGACAAAACTATGATATTTCGATCAAAGCGagtaatatttaaataatataagACCAGACTATTATTACAATGTAACAGTAAAAAACATAAAGCAAACCTCAGAAGTTCTTTCTTCTCAAAGAGTTTTTTTTTCAGCTCGTTCAGCTGTTGCGTCTGCACCTGTTTAAATTGGACACATTTTaagtatttaattaattttataatacAAAATTAAAGGACTACAAAGATTTCTCAATTTGAAaagaacatatatatacatactcCAAGTTGTTCGcgtctgcaaaaaaaaaaaaaaaaattacaaaaaacatatGGATAATACAAAATGCATGGTTAGGAATTAGAAAAgttctgcatatatatatatatatatctgtaatatatatatatacctatcaATTGTATGGTTTTCTAGATCACCACCATCTAAGTTCAGCTTTTCATACGCCTTCTCAAGCGCCTTTCAAATATAAAGGTTATATTaacatattaaatataaatctaaaaatgaaaatataattACTTTTCATTTAAGTAAATGCATACCTTCATAGTGTATGCCTTCCTGAAAATTTTAATAAGAATAACTTAGCAATTGAATGGGATATTGGCTGAATATTAATCATtgtaactaaaaatataaatattatgtaGAAATTGGTGATTTGTTTTTTAATAAAACTATTTATGCTGAAGTGATCAGTTcccttaaattttaaaattcataaTGATTTTGTACTGACGTtatgataataataattgaaaagtataaatagaaaaaaaaacaattatctttTTGCTTTGTTTAAAACTataattgtttaattatttataataataacataaaagaGAGATAAGTCGCACCTTTGTTCTCGGTCGTCCAAAGACAATTTGCAAAACCTGTCTAAAACAGCACTTATATCTCTGAAACaataaattcaataaattaaGTTATATATTATACAAAAATCACATATTCTAATTTACCACATCggacatatttatatatttaacctcTTGAGCCATTTTATATGCTTGTGAAACTCAATTAATGGAAGgactaataatttattaattcatGTATTATTACCTAACACAATATTTAGTCCTCTCTTTAACTTTTTGTTCTTTTCAAACAATTTAGTCTCTTTATCCATTTAAATTACTGATTTGCCCTTTacctattaggggtaaattacatttttAGTACCTGAGTATTTTATATGCGTAGACAGAAGTACTTAAATTCATTAAGATTGAAATATAAAATCTCACACTTCcacttaaaattataaaaatttgaGTCTAATATGAAATTTTGGCCACTTTAAGGGATGAAATTATCAAAATTCGAATACAgtatcaaatttttttattactttttttttaagagagATATACTGTATCCAATCTTGCCCACTTTTCCACTCTAAAATCTGACTTGACAGTCAGAATTAATGAACATGTGAATCTAATATCAGCTTCTTTTTACTTTTCTCAACAGAATATTAACTATTTATATGCATCATAGATATATTCATATCTAGAAATGGTTTTAAAAAAAAGCCAGTTATAGCAAAAAGAATCTACTGAATTTTAACAGAAGCTAGAAGATTTACATTTAACAGAGGGCAGCCAGCTGAAATAAAATGAAGActaaaaaaagaaagacagaaaaAAAGTTGAATTTAAAACACGTTATGTTTAACGAATAACATATGCTAAATTGTAAATGTGTTTAAGAGAATCTAATTTTGTTTAGAAAACCGTTGCGTCAAACGAATAACATATAATAAATTTGTAACACGTCAAATTAGAAACATGTGTCTAAGAGAATCTAATTTTATATTGAAACACATGCatctaacaaataaaataaatttgaaacAAGTTGAATTTTGCAAAACTTGTTTAAGAGAGTATAATTGTAATAAGgattaaagcattatttggcccctgatctatcaaaaatattgatttttggCCCTGATatattatttggtaacatttgcccctgatctatccaaaatgttAGTTTTTGCACCCCtaacctattatttggttatatttggcccctgacctatccaaaattggtGAAATCTCAACCATCCACACTGGTTGAGATTTCACCAATTTTAGATAGATCAGGGGTGATCTAACCAAATAATAGGTAAGGGGGCGAAAATAAGCAGTTTGGAGAGATCAAGGGGGCAAATGTTACTAAATAATAAATCAGGGGTCAAAAACCAAAATTTTGGATAAGTCAGGGGCAAATATAATGAGATGGCTAAGTAATAAGGGAAAAAAAGGATTACTTGTCATGGCCAACAAAATGAGTTGGCTTTCCTGAAGGGGAAAACATGACAACAGCTACATCAACATCACAGAGGATAGAAAGTTCTTTGGCCTTCTTCAAGAGTCCAACTTTCCTCTTTGAATATTTTACTTGTCTTGCCTTCACACTGTCCAATCTTGCTATGTCCAACTTCTTTCTTCCCATTTCACCTCTCCAAtttctgaaaatgaaaatgaaaatgcagAAATTAGGAAAACCATGGTATTTTATACATGTGAAACTTCAGAAGAACAAATTTCaaatttagaaattaaaatcTGTAGATTTTGGTGCAGTTCTTCTGGGCCATTGATCTTCATCATGCAATGCCACATGTTCAAATTGGCAGACAATAGAATCCACTGCTCTAATTACGTTGACTAAAATGTATTAACTCATCTTTGGAAAGTGAATTTGTCCTAATCTGAAACCAATTAATATACTAATCTGCTAAagtaacaaaacaaaacaaacataATCTGCTGATGCAATGCCACATGTTCAAATTGGCAGATAATAAAATCCTGCTCTGCCAATGCCTATCCATTAGCATGACTAAAGTGTATTAAGTCATGTTTGGAAAGTGAATTTGTCCTAATCTGTTACCAATTAATTTACTAATCTGCTTAAGtaacaaaacataaaaatagtAGGGTATATATTTTATACTTGAGTTTAAATCATGTAATTTACTgaacttttaaattttatttatgtatatTTTAAGTTCAAATCACGGTTGTAAGAACCAAACCGGACCGTCCGGTTCAACTTAGTTCAACCGAAACCGGTAACAATTTCGGACTAGAGGTGGGTCAaatttttaatctttaaaaaccGGCTAGAACCGCTCAAACCAACCGATTTAACAGTGAACCCGTTGACCTAGTGCCGGTTGAGCGATTTGGTCCGGTTAGATTTCAGGCatgtttacttaaaaaaatgtattatgGTTATAAGAACCAAACCAGACTGTCCGGTTCAACCTGGTTCAAACGGAACCGGTCACAATTCCAGACCGAAGGTTGTTCGAATTCTTAATCTATCACAACTGGCCAGAACCGCTCAAACCAGCCGATTTAACCGTGAATCGGTTGACCCAGTGCCGGTCGGGCGGTTTTATTCAGTTAGATTTCAAACATGTTTACTTgaaaaaaattttaacttttaacagAGGTAGGATTCAAACCTCTATTAACCAAACAATTTAAATGTTGAACAAATTATATACAACTTAattgttgataaaaaaaacaataaattaaaCACTAGCCTAGGCTAAGCCATATTGGCTTGTATTGAGGGATCCCGTGTTCGAAATCCCcctaataacaaaaaaattgtttttttatttaatgaatGACGAAAAATGACCCAATCAGACCGCTCAACCGAGACTAGTTCAAACGGCTTATGGTTAAACCGGTCATTTGAGCGGTTCTGACCAGTTTTCAGAGATCACTAGTGGAAAAAAGTTTATTTGAGAAACGCGACGCAAATGATTACTTTCTGTCGGATTTTTCTGTactgataaattatttacaatacaaaaaaaaaaaaggattgaaTGGAGTACTATACCCGAGCCTTCATGTTTGGAGCATTTTTATCAATTTCTGATAATATGGCATCCATTTTTTGCTTAAAATCCACTTCAATAGTTTCCTTGTCAGAAGGTCTCTTATACTCAAGAAAAGGTCTGTTCAGTTGGTTCAAATCAAAATATGGGCCGCGAGTCAAGTCAATTTCCATCAGAGCTGGAACAGTGAAGATTAATAAGTTCTAATTCACATTTCTCCACTATATCCTGCTTCCAAGCCAATAGCTGTTAAATACGTTCCTCCTGCAAGCCAGCAAGAACGACATCAGTAGCAATTTGATAAACAGCAGTTCAAtcttaaaattataattaaagtGTATTAACCCGAAAACTTCATATACGACATTATTACAGATATATTTGGCAAATGAACTTGCTGTGCCCTTTCAAGTTATGAAATCTTACTAAGAAGATCCAATGGGAAGCTTGCCTGTGAAAATAGATGAATAGAGCAGGTATATACAAGAATAGAACACAAATGGATAATTCCTAGACCTTGGGAATCATATTCAAAACTAGCAGAGGATTGTGTCTGTATAAATATGGCATCAATTTATTCGTCGAGTGTATTACTTCGACAAAAATATATTAAGCTAATTATATCAAAGAAATCTAATTGCAAGAGCATCATACCTTTCCTTTATTGTATACAAAACTACCATCCACTGCCTCGAAGTTAAGATACTTAGTAACATCAGTATGGATGAGAACTCGAACCAAGTTTCCGTTGGCAATGATGAACTGCGGAAAAAAAGAGCAAATATGAAGCATTATTAAGTGAGTCAAAAATCAAAAACATAGAAATTGTGATATGTACTCGAATGACACATACCTTAGGTATCATATCAACGTTATACTCCTTACTTAAACCGAGGACTTCTGGAGGTTTTTCATCTCCCCTAAAACGCATCCAAAGCTACAATTGTCAACAAATTTCAAAACGAGGATCAGATAGATACAAAATACAGTCGTAAATTTAGTTAATTAACAAATTCTATATGCAGACAATGAGAGAATATACCTGATTAAGATTAAGAGAGGTTGATTCACCTCCATAGTAGTCATTTCGGTCCATATGCAACACCTATTTTCAGAGCAAGATTCAGTAAAATGTTGAATAAATATGTGCCTATTATGAAGATTCAGGAGCAAAGCTTCTAGAGACCAAGATCATTCATATCAAACCTCTCTATATCATATGGAAACCGGATCATGAAGTGTAGATTTGAGACAAAATATATAATCTCTCTTCTTAATTAATTCAATTACTGTGGATTAGGAGATGGACACAAATATATTGATATCGGAATCTTCAAAGTGATTTCCACTCTCCAGCACTCAAATAACTGCAATGTGGTACTATGAACAAGCAAGACCTATTAAACTCAATCTTAGCAATTACTAGCAACATTCAAAAGtcaaaagtttaatttattgatttctatCACTTTATATTAATACTTATCATATATATACTATACTTACTCCGCCTTAATCTACTTTTCTGTCTCAGTTGAAAATATCAATGATGGACCCTCTATTGAGTGCTAGCAGATCGAGGGGTTATATCCAGCAATTCTCAGACAACTGACGCATTTTATCCATTATTAATGAAATACCATTTGCAGATACACATTGCTGCATCTTAAGGACATATTGAATTTTCCCTGGAAATCATGAATGTTCAACAAGAGACTGCTCTTGATATAGCTTTGAAAAACTCTATGTTTGAAGCTTTTCAATTATTGTTGGATAAGCTTATAAGAATTAAATGAACTGAACTTATCATTTAATCTAATAGCTGGCATTGAGAATGAAGGTATAGGCCTGAAGATGCTTATTTCATGCATTCTCAATTAATACAGTAAGTAGTGAATGGTTTTAATTCATTTGCAGGTTTTGAAAGACTATCAACACTTACCAAATTGGAGATTCTTTATTTACGCTTTAACAACTTCAACCACAGTATCTTACGATCTTTGACTGCTCTTCCGTCTTTGAAATATTTATATCTGGATGGATATATTCTGAATGACACAATTAATAAGTTCGTTCAAAACTAGCAGAGAATCATGTTTTTAATGAAACTCTGATAAAAGAGCTAATTaaggaaaataattaaaattggaaACAGGCTGAGAAGGAAAAGCTAACATTCAAACGCAGCAGGTCTTCTCTGGTTTCATTGTTGATATCACCATTAGCATTCTGTAACAACAATACAAATTTATGAAACAGAAACCCCAATTAATAAATATAGAAATGAAGAACTATTAAGCAAGAATCACCAACCGAACCTCTGAGCGAATAAAAACCACAATAACTTCTACTTTAAACAAAATTAACCACTTCCACTAACATTCATAAACACGTAAGTACATCCAAAttaaccataaaaaaaaaaaaaagggcggcccggtcgcattacgcgtccccgctgagcgagggtccggggaggggtcccaccacaagggtgtattgggggcaagccttcccttgccaatttaatatCCAAATTAACCATATGGAAACTAATATACTACAAGTTAAGCTAACATGTTTCTCAATCGTCAAATGACCATACAACTGGTCagtaaaacaataataaaaggTTTTGCAACAGCAAATTCTTCTGAACTAAAGAAAAGAACACATTCAAGTATGGAAACAAAAACATATTTAAGCTTTGTAGGGATAAAGTTTTAAGCTATCTATAGATGAAGTTGAAAATTAACGGATGGAGGCATTGTAAACTTTAATTTGGATTATCCATAGGGAAAAACAATATCACAACTTTCCAAAACTTACTTTATTTGAAATATTCTAATCTATTTGCTTGCTCATCATACTCAATTGGCCTAATTCCCAAAGCTTTGGTTATTCGGAGTTTGATTTGATATTGCTGTTACAGATCTTTTCCACTTTATATTGTCATATTTATGGAAGTCAGTTTACACAAGCAGGTAGATGCAAAGAAATTAGGGAATCCACATAAGATAGATGAGTTCAATTAACTGAAAAtgtcattgaaattaaaatcaccTGATCATCGGCAACCAGCGGTGGAGACAAGAGGCAACTGATGGTAGAGAAAGATGGAAGTGCTGGTCGGCTGGGCAGATGGAGAATTGCGGCACCATATTTGATTTGGCTGCTTCCACAAATAAAAACAGCTAAACAAGAAGGAAGTGAAGCTGCAACCTCCAATGACTGCAGTCCAAGTGCACAAGTGTCGTCTAAGCTGCTGGAGAGTCGAAGCTGATCCACTCCTCTTGTCAAATTAGTTTCCCGATCTGAATTAAGAGACATGATTAATGGTCGCCGCATTCTAGTAGAAGCAATCTCCATTACTCAACGGGGATTCCTTGCTCTCACCTCATTGAATACCTCACTAGGCAAAAGAGTATCCCTCAGTTTCCCAGTAACTATAAACAGTGGATTCTGTACATTTATAGACTCACCAGTTATCtgcagaaagaaaatgaaataataataataatataagcaAAAGAATTGCAAATATTAGAGGATGTACCAGTTAACGAGTAATGAATTTTACAGAAAATGAAATTTTGTAGTCTATATGACAACAATTATCACCAAAATATATCAATTAAACAACACAAGTCAAGTTGAAATTTAGTAAATTGTAATACAACAAGATAATATACTAAGGACACTAGAAATAACAATGGACTGAGTTGTCCGGATCACATCAACAATTTCATATAGTGACCTAATATATTTAAGATGTAAAAAATCGCTAATAAACAGAGCAGACTCACATTAAGGAAAACAACTCATTAATAAACAAATTAGTCTGAAATCTGATAGAAAATTAgaacaaaatattttaaacCTTGCTTAAAATTAATTGACATGTAGCTCTCTAAACTGATTCATCAGTACCTAGTAGTGATGCATATGAAAATTAAGCATATGTGTCGCATGTAAAATCTTCATAACAATAACAAATCTATAGACTAAAGCTTGCCTACATTTTGTATTCAGTTTCAACTTACAAAAGAGTCAATAACTGAATAGACCAAAGGATCTATAGCATTGCACATGTCTCGtgttcataatttcaattaattaataaaagcaACCTTTTAATCCAAATACAGAATAAAAAGGGAAGATACTAACAAGCaagaaaaatgataatgaaTCATAAGAACAAAACTGACCTTACACAGGGAGTTGAGAAAATGGTAAACTGGAGAAACGAAGAGAAATAGAAACCGAGATCAGCAGC
The window above is part of the Euphorbia lathyris chromosome 3, ddEupLath1.1, whole genome shotgun sequence genome. Proteins encoded here:
- the LOC136224404 gene encoding agamous-like MADS-box protein AGL65, with protein sequence MGRKKLDIARLDSVKARQVKYSKRKVGLLKKAKELSILCDVDVAVVMFSPSGKPTHFVGHDKDISAVLDRFCKLSLDDREQRKAYTMKALEKAYEKLNLDGGDLENHTIDRREQLGVQTQQLNELKKKLFEKKELLRDWKNPYNVESLEKIKIMEDHLQTTLYKLKDLKFELSEREIEGWSF